The sequence CTCTCTTATTGTTACATCATTACATCATTACTTTTTACGTATGTCGTGCGTCATCTGATTTACGTCAGCTGTCAGCACGCAAATCGACAGTCGACACTCGACACACAACAACATacatatgtattatatacatatatatttttaataaaattcagaatattttgctaataataataatgaaattttcaaCTACGTGTATAAACATGTCTAACATGTTCTTAATTAAacgagatttttttgtttttatcattatatgatataaaattttgaaattacactaaaaactACCCCAAAGTTCGAATGGATTAAATTCAAATCCATGCCACAGATGCACAAAAAATAGTCACATTTATTCGCTTTACCACATTTATTAGTTTACACCGATAAGTAAATTACCATTTTAAAGaggttattttaaatttaactaattaaatgAACAAATCATTATACTTTGTCAAGAAACGTTAAAAGATTACCTTAATATAGTTTTATCATTagtattattcatttattttattcatttatccaaagtttttattactaatgcaattaatataatacagtaaaaagttttccaataaaataaaatttcgagATGTAGATAAACTGCGCCAAATGTTGATATTCTTTTGTCACTAAAGGATTATATGACAGATAAACAGATTCTATGCCCAGTActagatgatgaagaatattattctttttccttcattttcgttaatttttttaatttttgtaatccttaatttaattaaagttataaCACCAGCTTACGACCTACCTGCTCAACCGTTGTAAATTTTTTCGTTGTTTTTATcaccaaaaatttattagccGCGCCTCACTCCTTACTGCGCCTTAATTTCAAATGCTGaaatgttaaaagaaatttacaaaatgcATTAATAATGCAAGATTTTATAGCACAAATCTAATTGTTCCTTTGTAATCTTTtctctctatttttttttttttcaaatagtacggttaaatttaaaaacaaaaaaatttatatcattgaaAATCTTCCTTGCTTTCGTAAAGACAAAATTTCATAATCGTAAATACCGTGTCATTATAGCAAAATGTCAAAATAGGGATTCATTAAAATGGTTTCGGAAAAATTGTGATGTCggtaaaataataacaagtaGGCAAAATGACGTCGGTAAATTTTATGCCGGTGAAACAGGTGTCGGTAAAATGGGTGGGTACGACATAAATGTTATTATGGCCGAATAATAAActcaatttttcaaaaaaaaaaaaaatttttgtaccgcaaatattacaaaataagaaaaaaattggaaagctaagaaaaatatatgtgaagtagtatatatatatatatatgtatgctACAGCactaaatattgtaatatgaattataatattttattaattaatggaAACATCTAAATTagtctattaataaatatagaataataaaaattatataataaataataaaaataaataatatgtatgaCTGTGGTGTTGAACACCAGTggaatgatttataatttttgttaaaaaattaattgcaaacaataatatagagattatatctaattttataataagatttcattaaatttcaaattttataaaaataattaaagtataattGGTGTTAAACAAAACCAttcattaaaaagaaactatatattctttttataatgtaaaataattaacataaaaaaaaacattcatCACATTAAAACATATGCTAGAGAACCTACAGCTTGTACTTCCTCATTAGAGCCTGGATAGAAGCAGAAACTCAACTTTTTAGAAAAATCTTCTTGTTTAATAGGGAAGGtgtaattattttcttgatatttatAATCAGTATAGATATTTGAATTgttatcatcatattttgCTTGTAGCTCAGCTACTCGTATTGGATCTCCAGTTGTTGAATATGTTGTAATTCCAGCTACAAGTTGAAAAGACACATGTGGTGGCACTAATGAAACAGGTGCTGAACATACgacttcattttcatttttattgtccCATACTTGAGCACTGCTATCGTCAACACAGAATGCATCATTTGGGGTAATATTAACACAAGAATCACCATCTCCACAGCTAAAATTAGTATCAACAGGTGTGCCTGGTTGACTAAAAGATTCACATGAAACCCTCACTGATTTCCTTGTAGCGCAAGTGGAGCTTTTATATTTAGCATTATTAGGGTCAGTGCATTTAGGCCTAGTGGGTACAGCAGAACCATCAATACTAAAAATCTGATCTTGTAAATTTACTACAGGTATTCCTACTACAGCTGAaaccaaaaagaaaatatatataatatatagttgAGCAAACATATTCTGaagtttttaatttgttcttgtaaaaaaaaaaaataaagaaaataaaaaatattatttttttcagtaatattattaaaatcattaatatgcGTTTTCATGccattatttatacattttacctataaaaaaaattttatccgtaaaAATGAACCTTTTACGgttccattcacggaaaatgtgaataattcgataaattccgtgatgtgagattattaattccggaaccggagatatgagccttttacagaaaaaagatcgactttttttacagggcatGAAGCATCTTCCCGTCACGTATGCCGATTCAATATATGTGATCGACAACGTGCATGTAGTGGGTCAAGATTAATACATGTGACAGGTCAAGATAAACAAATTCAtttcctttctttatttttttttctattaaatatagttaacatttaattatttttttttcatttttttcattgatcgattaattaaaaaataattaattatatttttgtaattccaCGAAACCTGATTAATAAATTgcactaaaaatttttttagaaaaatgatcacgtgtctgaaTTTTTTCGGAACAAAAACtagaaaatgattatttatcggagttttttccagaattttgggtcattaaaaaaatgacataatattattatcaatcgGGTTTCGATCCTTATTTGGATAAATCTATCATCTATGTTTAATTAGGATATCCGAATTAGGTCATCCTGACTATAAATGTAACAATAAATgcacaataaaataaattaaatattcatctTACAAATTCGCCACACGAAATTTCGCCGAAGGACCTTTTACCGAAAGCTATCTCTTATTAAATCGTATTTTTCccaaaatattcataaaatatttacgaaAATATTGTTACTAagaacattattaataattaataaaaaatagaatattagATTGAATTTTAATGATGGAATGTCAATCGCTAACATTTTCGGAATGACTGACTGACCAGAGGgcggtttttttttcttatttatttcgATAGCTTGAAACTTGGATTTGAATTTAATCCATTTGGGGTCTGGTTCATTTCACCATTTCACCGACAAACGTTTCACCgacacaaataataaatattgaatatgagatattttataaaaactttttatttagatactttttttagtttagatcTAATAAGTATAGATACTTACTTTCATCTTAGACGGGTAGTAGATAAAATAACATATAGTTATAtctattgtatttttttatttttttatatatgttattataaatttcattaaaataattaaaactaacaaatatatacattgcagaaatttttaaaatcgaaACCATATCGTGACCAAGTCGAAATTTTATCATACCAAGGCTTGATCACGATATGGTCTCACATCGTTACAATAAGTTCAAGTCAATCGAAGTTGATGTATATTAAGGTGATCGTCACCTGATTTAACATCGAAAACATATGgtaaatgtatatttaaattacattaaattcaTGTTTAAGTCATagtaaacaaatattaatgttGTAGTAAagttatagtttatttatttcaaaagttgaaaaatgtactgtaaatttatattaaaatgttcTATTCTAAGTCTAATCATATGCATTATtctaatctataaataaaactaaatttttcgATATACCCTCTTACTCtattaataacatttattaaagaagttTCAAAAGTAGGAAGCCATTcctctaaaaaaataaaaaataaataaataaataaaggttattaaaatgttttttagaAGTTTTTAAAGTACTCTGAAAACAAACCTCTAGGGTTCCGGTAACAAAGGTGGAGCTGGTTTCTTATGAAAGTGatgaacaaaaaatattattaaaatatctttttaaatttaacttcaaatcattttaaaaCTCACATTCGTCCTTCATAATTCCATATAaacgaataatattattatgaatgaCCACTTCTTGTTGAAGTTTAAGCTAAAAgacaacaaaaaatttatgagtAAAAAACATCTCAGTGAATTCTGGTATCATGAGGGGCCGGATtcttacaaaattttgaaaagctATCCAGGTTCGAACTTCAAAGCTGGTTTCCtataaatgaacaaaaaaacgttattaacatgttttaaagaaataaaaattagtttcaaaattgttttgaaaCTCACTTGGATTCTGGTATATAGGAGAGGCCAGAATTCCTATAAAATTAACTGAAAGTTAATTGATgcgtttattaaaaaagcttTTGAAGTCTTTCAAAAACTTTACCTAAGGGATCAGAGCTAGTTCCCAAGTAATATCCGtcattctaaaaaaaagaaatgttagtatTGTTTCGTACTTtacttttgttaaaaaaataagtatactGAAAAAATGCAcctattgaaataattaaattcctatttatatttaattcaaaatgaagacaaaacttaaaaaaaaagaaaaaattagcacaaatgacaaaaaaaatcaaaacaaataaaaaatcaaacaatCACCTTCAGTTCATTTCACAAAAAAGGTGCAAAACCCTAAAGGTAACGATTCAATTTAAGATATTTTGTCGAGTCAAGTTAGTTtttagaaaaagtaaaaattttcactTGCAAACtcttatttagaaaaatatacaGTCCAACCCTTGATATATCAAACTCAATAGAAGTTCAGTATGTCAATCATACAATCACATAAAATAtcacaaaaatgaaaatttgaaatttttatatccaGTCTGATTTTCCACACTTTGATCCACTAACTGAGGATCTCTCCTGGCCTGAgctaatttaacatttaattgcCGATCCGCATGTGATCGATAGAATCTACATAGTAAAATGCGGCGttatgttaattaataaaaaaatgcagtTTGAAAACTCTGTTTCCCCAAGAACAACAACGTCAAATACATatataacacaaaaaaaacttgttttaACTGGTGCTATTATATCAGAACTTCATTATTGTGGTCATATTTATATGacttgtttattatttttaagaaaaaaattcaagataaCTATTCCTATTTTGAGATTACGTTAAAACTTAATCAAAgtccttttattatttatgaatttcattatattcatattttttacaaaccGGACGTATTTgtgaaagaaaaagagataTAGAAGTGCATagtgttattaaaaatgtaatagttgacagaaataataatcaaaaaagttttataagcGTCAAAAGAAAGTTAAAGAGGTAGAAATCGGTTATACCATTTATACCATAGAAGTAAAATACTATGAAATCTCCGTTTCCTACATATAAAACTTCATAAactggaaagaaaaaaaactttttataaaaaatttttttctaagatCTTAAACGTGTGTTAAATTACGCAGTTGTATAACAATATGGTcgcattttatttgatataaaaaatgatcaacatggcttaatatataaatgttgcgccgtattttattatataaattctatcGATCACATGCGGATCGGCAATTAACTTTCATTTTCAAACAATGGCACAGTAGAATTAATAGAAGAAGTACTGATAtctaaaataagaaaagaaaaacaattgtTAGTAAGACAAAAGGGAAcaataaagcaaaaataaaatcaacaaCCTACTCTTAAGAATCGgcaaaacctaaaaaagaaaaatccaaAAGAGTTGTCAAacctttaaaagaaaaaaaaaccaaaccctacaaaaaataaaaggtaaaagttaataacaaaaaaggaCAACACCTCCATTTCCAGTGAGTATCAGAAAATtctaaaagaaagaaaaaaagaaaaaactaaaaaattacCTTACCGAAACCCCATTTTAGGGAGAACTGcctataaaaagaaagagaaagaaTGGTTAACTGTTCGTTAAAATAAGaacaattaaagaaaaaattggaaaCTTATCAAATTTCGCGTCCAAGGAAATTgaaagaactaaaaaaaaaataaataagatggttcattaaggattttttttcaacaggAAGTATGAAAAAGTAAGAAAggagaaaaaatgaaagaaaaagtaaaagtaaagggaaaagaaaggaaaaggacaaaggaaaaatgaaaaaataaaggaaagtTGTACAGATATCAACGAGAAGTAAAAAGAtgaagtttaaaaaagttaaaaatagtttattttgatAGTTGTTGAgctaaaaatagtttatatcGAACTATAGTTACTTTATAATATCACATGTATCACATGATACATACTAAGGCTTTTTCCcgatgttaaaattttatcaataaaatttatataaaaaaatatgaataaaatagaTTGACAGATTCATcgctaaataatatttaatacatctAAGAAATATCTTAGATTAATTTTTGCTGCTAATTCTCGATGTCATTCAATATCTATTTACTATCTATTTAAGACTATCTTTTAACATGTTATCGACTTCGAAAAAGTATGTCGTCGATAATTTTATGAGATCCACATTGTCATGTGTTAGATACTGGACTGTTGTGATTTGGTGACATCTTAACCGCATGGTAACAAATCACGAGTTTCTGCAATGTAATTAGGCAATCCAAATTAGGGCATCCTGCATCCTGACTATAAATGTAACAATATGATATTTTAGGCTAGGACCTAGCACAATAAATATTCATCTTACAAATTCGCCACACGAAATTTCGTCAAAAGACTTTTTACAAAGTCATTTCGccgaattaaaaatttttaattatatttttccaaatattcatatgatatttatgttactaaaacattattaataattaatattgggTATTGCTAAACATCACCGGTGGtgaaattatgatgtaatgctggccattttattagatttttgatTCTGGTCGAAAGTACATCATAATGCTGGTACGGTGACCATCCGTATGTTTAAGTTTTATTACATTACGacaaattagtaaatatttgcgtcaaatttat is a genomic window of Rhizophagus irregularis chromosome 7, complete sequence containing:
- a CDS encoding uncharacterized protein (SECRETED:cutsite_VVG-IP; SECRETED:prob_0.6891); SECRETED:SignalP(1-19), which encodes MFAQLYIIYIFFLVSAVVGIPVVNLQDQIFSIDGSAVPTRPKCTDPNNAKYKSSTCATRKSVRVSCESFSQPGTPVDTNFSCGDGDSCVNITPNDAFCVDDSSAQVWDNKNENEVVCSAPVSLVPPHVSFQLVAGITTYSTTGDPIRVAELQAKYDDNNSNIYTDYKYQENNYTFPIKQEDFSKKLSFCFYPGSNEEVQAVGSLAYVLM